The Lasioglossum baleicum unplaced genomic scaffold, iyLasBale1 scaffold2882, whole genome shotgun sequence DNA segment AAAGAATATTCATATTTCAGGTATATACCGATACTTCTACATCTCGTTCGAAACAAACATCACCTTTGCCAAGTACTCAAAGGGATATCAAATACATCCACGAGTCTTCGAGTAAGTATAAAGACAGCTAACGTCCACGAATCTACTGTGCCAGTACGTTTTCCGGCAAGatctatttttacaattttttaatgtcacAGATTACCAAACAGAGCCGGTACAAAACACGGTAACAACGATGCACACGAGTGCCACGCAAGAATACGGAAACGTGGAGTATATACCAGTGCCATCGCCAACACCAGCGATACCGATCAACCTGGCACCGGGTCCGAACACCAAAGTAACCACCACCATCAAAACATACACGTACGAGCTACCGGGGCCACCTGAAACCTATCTACCAGGTGGCAATGTGCCAGGAACCGTTGTGCTGCCAGGTGATCAAACTATCACGTACACGATACCAAAAGGAACTACCTCAGCCACGGACAAAACGATTACCTATCAGACCGTGACCGAGAACGTTCCATCTAGAACGCCAACTAGGTACAGCAGTCCACCACCTCCAGTCACTGACATTACAAAGAAGTCCACCACGATCCATCAAGAGTCAAAGTTCTACCGCGAGGATCACCTTGGTAGTCCACCGGGACAGCCAACCACCACGGTCTATCCTGTTTCGCCACCTTCAGAAAATAAGACGACTATCACGAGAAACGAGAAGTATTATCAAGTCGATGGATGTTATCCAAACGGACATCCACCTGGTGATCGACCGGATTATCCGGCAACCACGGTGATCTATCAGAACCAACCACCTACTATAAACGAGACACATACTACCATAAATCGGATCGAGGAACACTATCCTAGTCGGCCACCATCCAGTGGACGACACCCGACACCTGATAAACCGGGAACAccggttaattattatacatcacCACCGCAATCTACCACCCCGCCGCAGTCTACCAcgactatatataaattttcgaaCACGACCACTACGATACCACCGAACAAGAACCCCGAAGACCACGAGGTTTTGTTACCTAAACCGTTCCCAACCGAGGGTGTTCAGGTTTATCCGGCCAAGCCGGCTAACAACGTACAGACTCCGCCTAAAAAGTTGGAGGATCTTATGGCATCCTTTTCTGACACCGAGGTAAGGCgaacaatttgatttttaacTTCTTATTAGGGATTATTTTCGTGTAAATATTGCAaactttaacaatttttattgattttttttcCAAATAAATGTCGTATTTAacgatataaattattttcgcgGTGTATTTAACTATCCTtctaaagtataaaataatttcttcgaTTACTTCTATTGACTTTTAAAATTGTTATCATCCTCCTAATAAACACGTGTTTAAACATAGGCATAgcgttaataaattaattatcgatattaaaaatttgtataataattttagtTACCTTGAAATTACTGAATTTAATTTACTAAGCTTGCTTGATTATCAGTGCCCAAGTTAAACAACTGCTATCTTTTTTTAGCGTGAGGTACTAGAAGACAttgagaagagagaaaaagaaaaacagaagGAGTCACCATCGACTAAAAAAGAAGTCGATTTTGTGCCGCACACACCACCCAAAGTGAAAAGTAAAAATGTCGCTGGACCTCCAGTCTATTACCCGCCAGGAGCAGCAGAATTCACTAAAAAGGAAGAATCTAGCGCGATGGCACAAGCTGGTGTAAGTAGACTATGCATTTTACCATGCTTACCTAACTGCAATTTAACTTTTAGAAAAATATACACGTAATTAGATTGCAAACACATTTTAATATTCGGTGAATAAGCTATAACCATGTTTACTTCAAGAAGACACTTAATaacgaaaatatttaattaacctTACAACATCCTAATTTAACTCTTTGACTTTTTATCTAGCTTGCAGACtattgaaaaagttaaaaaaatatatgaagatTGATTTGAAATTGATTCTTCAAAATTCCCATAAAGACAGAGAAACAACAGTGCAAAATTTATTGGAGAAAGCTATTTTATCATCCACCGAGTTAGAATGTACTATAGCCTCTAATTAA contains these protein-coding regions:
- the LOC143221651 gene encoding uncharacterized protein LOC143221651, with the protein product VQPGQSKTIAYKQVSYQYNKSLDGKSIDSWAADNALTNTSSAMIDDIRERTYEESTMHRNLEPVSKPVNRELVYTDTSTSRSKQTSPLPSTQRDIKYIHESSNYQTEPVQNTVTTMHTSATQEYGNVEYIPVPSPTPAIPINLAPGPNTKVTTTIKTYTYELPGPPETYLPGGNVPGTVVLPGDQTITYTIPKGTTSATDKTITYQTVTENVPSRTPTRYSSPPPPVTDITKKSTTIHQESKFYREDHLGSPPGQPTTTVYPVSPPSENKTTITRNEKYYQVDGCYPNGHPPGDRPDYPATTVIYQNQPPTINETHTTINRIEEHYPSRPPSSGRHPTPDKPGTPVNYYTSPPQSTTPPQSTTTIYKFSNTTTTIPPNKNPEDHEVLLPKPFPTEGVQVYPAKPANNVQTPPKKLEDLMASFSDTEREVLEDIEKREKEKQKESPSTKKEVDFVPHTPPKVKSKNVAGPPVYYPPGAAEFTKKEESSAMAQAGGGWQKARAKYEYEASSKSKSKSSSGKAVVPVCLPLCCALPCVIM